One window from the genome of Dyadobacter sp. CECT 9275 encodes:
- a CDS encoding DUF5686 and carboxypeptidase-like regulatory domain-containing protein, producing the protein MRPFRSLFLLAFLSIVRIGQAQQHTETFPDQPGLETKWRDKNDTLQKGTGGTTVSGQILDIATGQPVPFASVVLVKSKYGTSSDEQGKFVIKITGEDHQITFSSLGYKPESQMIVPGKQLGMTVYLESSQTQLDEIVIKSGKRHRYKNKDNPAVELIRQVIDHKDRNRMQNADYLQYDQYERIAFSMVELSDRFLTSRAFKKYRFLLDTTQVIDGKKQSALPLYMSEKSYKFYNRANPGKSVSVLQAQKQVNFSSFLDSAGLDIYLNRLYSHVDIYANNIFIMTSQFLSPIADHAPVLYKFFITDTLQTGSGNVVEISFLPRNKGDMLFEGKLLVTLDGNYSIVSADLNVNKDVNLNFIRSLQVHQDFRRDPDSRYYLVKSDVKANFGLTKDKKGGVYGQRTIFFQHYKSGVPMPASFYEGKSQRLAIEPVRAGADYFKYRADTLTVQQQKVYSNIDSLKKMPSFKRFIWFSTLVAGGYGDFGKFQAGPVDALYSYNLVEGSRLRVGGRTTPLLNKSIYLEGYTAYGFKDRQLKYYLSGVYSFNQKAPSQYPNNYFKVSYQYDTDIPGQNFLIDKSQSPLASIRRGTNNLWLYNKIFRLDYLKELENHLSYSLMFKNWNQQPAGGLVYQAAFRPDRPIRQVTATEIGIGLRYAPHERIFQGMMHRRTIAGKYPILSAQANFGMIADAQRPRSYVNLSGSVFKRFYLSQFGFSDITLHGGAVMGQVPFPFLNILPANQTYLYEKNAYNMMNFLEFVADHYAGLNVTHSFEGFFLNKIPAVQRLNLREYLSFKILFGGLRRENNPLYNKDLYQFPLDTNAVPATYAMGKTPYLEAGVGIGNIFKILRVSVVKRFNYLNHPGVAPIGVRFSFTPEF; encoded by the coding sequence ATGCGGCCCTTCCGAAGTCTTTTTCTCCTGGCCTTTTTATCCATCGTCCGTATCGGCCAGGCCCAGCAACATACGGAAACGTTTCCAGATCAACCGGGATTGGAAACCAAATGGCGCGATAAAAACGATACTTTGCAAAAGGGAACGGGCGGAACCACGGTGAGCGGACAAATACTGGATATCGCCACGGGCCAGCCGGTGCCATTTGCGAGTGTTGTTTTGGTAAAGAGTAAGTATGGAACAAGTTCTGACGAACAGGGGAAATTTGTGATAAAGATAACCGGCGAGGATCATCAGATTACGTTTTCCTCGCTTGGCTATAAGCCCGAAAGCCAAATGATTGTGCCGGGGAAACAGCTCGGCATGACGGTTTACCTTGAAAGCAGCCAGACCCAGCTCGACGAAATTGTCATTAAATCCGGCAAAAGGCACCGCTACAAAAATAAAGACAATCCTGCGGTCGAACTGATCCGGCAGGTGATCGATCACAAGGACAGGAACCGCATGCAAAATGCGGATTACCTTCAATATGATCAGTATGAAAGAATTGCTTTCTCAATGGTGGAGCTTTCTGATCGTTTTTTGACTAGCAGGGCGTTCAAAAAGTACCGCTTTTTGCTTGATACCACCCAGGTTATTGACGGCAAAAAGCAATCTGCTCTGCCCTTATACATGAGTGAAAAATCATATAAATTTTACAATCGTGCGAATCCGGGGAAATCGGTCAGCGTTTTGCAGGCGCAAAAGCAGGTGAATTTCAGCAGTTTCCTGGATTCGGCCGGCCTCGACATTTATTTGAACCGGCTGTATAGCCATGTGGATATTTATGCGAATAATATATTCATTATGACCAGCCAGTTTTTAAGTCCGATTGCCGACCATGCGCCGGTCCTCTACAAGTTTTTTATCACAGATACCCTTCAAACAGGAAGCGGAAATGTAGTTGAAATCAGCTTTTTGCCCAGGAATAAGGGCGATATGCTTTTTGAGGGAAAGCTGCTCGTTACCCTGGACGGGAATTATTCCATCGTATCGGCAGACCTGAACGTCAACAAGGATGTTAATCTGAATTTTATCCGGTCATTGCAGGTACACCAGGACTTCCGGCGAGATCCCGATAGCCGGTATTATCTGGTCAAAAGCGATGTGAAAGCAAATTTCGGTTTGACGAAAGATAAAAAGGGCGGCGTATATGGACAGCGTACGATATTTTTTCAGCATTATAAGTCGGGAGTTCCCATGCCCGCATCATTTTATGAAGGCAAGAGCCAGCGGCTGGCAATCGAGCCGGTCAGGGCAGGGGCAGATTATTTCAAGTACCGGGCCGATACACTCACAGTCCAGCAGCAAAAAGTATATTCCAATATCGACAGCCTGAAAAAGATGCCCTCTTTTAAAAGGTTCATTTGGTTTAGCACGCTGGTAGCAGGCGGTTACGGTGATTTTGGCAAATTTCAGGCTGGCCCCGTCGATGCGCTTTACTCCTACAATCTCGTAGAAGGCTCCCGCCTCAGAGTAGGCGGCAGAACAACCCCTTTGCTCAATAAATCCATTTATCTGGAAGGGTATACCGCATACGGCTTTAAGGACAGGCAATTAAAGTATTACCTGAGTGGCGTTTATTCTTTTAATCAAAAGGCCCCCTCACAATATCCCAATAATTATTTCAAAGTAAGTTACCAGTACGACACCGATATTCCCGGACAAAATTTCCTGATTGATAAATCGCAGAGCCCGCTGGCCTCGATCAGAAGGGGAACGAATAATTTGTGGCTGTATAATAAAATTTTCAGGCTGGATTATCTCAAAGAACTGGAAAATCACCTTTCGTACAGTTTGATGTTTAAGAACTGGAATCAGCAGCCAGCCGGAGGGCTGGTTTACCAGGCGGCGTTTCGGCCGGACAGGCCCATCCGTCAGGTAACCGCCACCGAAATAGGAATAGGACTGCGTTATGCACCGCACGAACGTATTTTCCAGGGAATGATGCACCGCCGGACTATTGCCGGCAAATATCCGATCCTGTCTGCTCAGGCCAATTTTGGTATGATTGCGGATGCCCAGCGGCCGCGCAGCTATGTGAACCTGAGCGGAAGTGTATTTAAGCGCTTTTACCTCTCACAATTCGGATTTAGTGATATAACCCTTCATGGCGGCGCAGTTATGGGGCAGGTTCCATTTCCGTTTCTGAATATTCTTCCTGCCAATCAGACTTACCTGTACGAAAAGAATGCCTATAACATGATGAACTTTCTGGAATTTGTCGCAGATCATTATGCAGGCCTCAATGTAACGCATAGTTTCGAGGGTTTCTTTTTGAATAAGATTCCGGCTGTGCAAAGACTGAACCTGCGCGAATACCTTTCTTTCAAAATACTTTTTGGCGGTCTCAGAAGGGAAAATAACCCGCTTTATAATAAAGATCTTTACCAGTTTCCGCTCGACACAAACGCGGTCCCGGCTACTTATGCAATGGGGAAAACACCTTACCTGGAAGCGGGTGTAGGTATTGGAAATATTTTTAAAATACTTAGAGTCAGTGTAGTTAAGAGATTTAATTACCTCAATCATCCGGGCGTTGCCCCCATCGGCGTGAGGTTCAGTTTCACACCCGAGTTTTGA
- the spt gene encoding serine palmitoyltransferase: protein MQKKMKARTAAFQDANILIGQGIYPYFRSISSAQDTRVMIDGEEMLMFGSNSYLGLTNHPAIKEAAKKAIDQYGTGCAGSRFLNGTLDLHLELEQKLAAYVGKEASVLFSTGFQANLGAISCLLDRNDYLILDEYDHASIIDGSRLSFSRKIKYAHNDMDDLRRKLSMLPRDSAKLIIADGIFSMEGDIVRLPEMTALAEEFGANIMIDDAHSLGVIGLNGAGAASHFNLTDKVDLIMGTFSKSFASLGGFVAGDRETIEFIKHKARSLVFSASMPPSCVASVIAALAIVEAEPERIDRLWDNTRYARKLLLEKGFDIGRTESPIIPVYIRDSEKAFLITDILHKRRIFVNPVVSPAVPSDCALIRFSLMATHTFEQIEEAVEKMSESFARVNIVLETGKVYQ, encoded by the coding sequence ATGCAAAAGAAAATGAAGGCAAGGACAGCGGCATTTCAGGATGCGAACATTTTGATCGGCCAGGGTATATATCCATATTTCAGATCGATCAGTTCTGCACAGGATACCCGGGTTATGATTGACGGGGAGGAAATGCTGATGTTTGGATCAAACTCTTATCTGGGACTGACGAACCATCCGGCCATTAAAGAGGCTGCCAAAAAGGCGATTGATCAGTACGGTACTGGCTGCGCCGGGTCCCGGTTTTTGAACGGCACGCTGGATTTGCACCTCGAACTGGAACAAAAGCTCGCTGCCTACGTGGGTAAAGAAGCCAGCGTGCTTTTTAGCACGGGTTTTCAGGCAAATCTCGGGGCGATATCCTGCCTGCTCGACAGAAATGATTACCTGATTCTGGATGAGTATGACCATGCGTCAATCATTGACGGTAGCCGCCTTTCTTTCTCGCGCAAGATCAAATATGCGCACAATGACATGGACGATCTGCGGCGAAAGTTAAGCATGCTGCCACGGGATTCGGCCAAGCTGATCATAGCTGATGGCATTTTTAGTATGGAAGGCGACATTGTCCGGCTACCCGAAATGACCGCACTGGCCGAAGAATTTGGCGCCAACATCATGATAGACGATGCGCATAGCTTAGGGGTGATCGGTCTTAACGGCGCTGGTGCTGCCTCCCATTTCAACCTGACCGACAAAGTTGACCTCATTATGGGCACTTTTAGCAAGTCGTTTGCCTCTTTGGGTGGCTTCGTGGCTGGCGACAGGGAAACGATTGAATTTATCAAACACAAGGCCCGTTCGCTGGTTTTCAGCGCCAGTATGCCGCCATCCTGCGTGGCCAGCGTTATTGCAGCACTTGCGATCGTCGAAGCCGAGCCAGAGCGGATTGACCGGCTCTGGGACAATACCAGGTATGCCAGGAAGCTGCTTTTGGAGAAGGGGTTTGATATTGGGCGTACCGAAAGCCCCATTATTCCGGTATACATCCGCGATAGCGAAAAAGCGTTTCTGATAACCGATATTTTACATAAAAGACGGATATTTGTGAATCCGGTTGTGTCACCCGCCGTTCCGTCAGACTGTGCATTGATCCGATTCTCGCTCATGGCTACCCATACGTTTGAGCAGATTGAGGAAGCGGTGGAAAAAATGTCCGAATCGTTCGCTAGGGTAAATATCGTTCTTGAAACAGGTAAAGTGTATCAATGA